In Cotesia glomerata isolate CgM1 linkage group LG1, MPM_Cglom_v2.3, whole genome shotgun sequence, one genomic interval encodes:
- the LOC123259246 gene encoding uncharacterized protein LOC123259246, translated as MKQRFITLLLLISSLSLGNALECYVCDNQEGNKEKCLNSIRNCEHEEDSCYTEVRWGSLPYWSEGAPKQYYISKRCMPHKKCLEQKQKNMKDCTYVWYQDWKCSDCCRGDRCNYFIFSSAKSHSISISCLLTTVLAGLYGVLK; from the exons atgaagcaAAGATTTATAACATTGTTACTGTTAATATCTTCATTATCACTGg GCAACGCCCTAGAGTGTTATGTTTGTGATAACCAAGAGggtaataaagaaaaatgtttaaattcaATAAGGAACTGCGAGCACGAGGAAGATTCTTGTTATACTGAAGTCAGATGGGGAa gcTTACCTTACTGGTCCGAGGGTGCTCCAAAACAATATTACATCTCTAAACGATGTATGCCACACAAAAAATGTTTggaacaaaaacaaaaaaatatgaaagatTGTACTTATGTGTGGTACCAAGATTGGAAGTGCTCCGATTGCTGTAGAGGAGATCGTtgtaattactttattttt tcatcAGCAAAAAGTCACAGCATTTCTATAAGTTGTCTGCTAACGACAGTGCTAGCAGGACTTTATggagttttaaaataa